The following coding sequences lie in one Arabidopsis thaliana chromosome 3, partial sequence genomic window:
- the ATM gene encoding Serine/Threonine-kinase ATM-like protein, which produces MVASRDVHEIVSKLSSDKAKTREDGVKLLNTWLEGERSITFCRFLSQNTAKLKLDEIPNAETWPFLVKLLLQCVSMEVSGSKRRMPKPTFAKTLRVVVQRTEETKFPGVQFPLLSMAKTLFTHVHDILSNTPSFQSEYGTILRHLLEIKEYRFQMRKRTYSSLVLLYMERAETGFCEKNSGQHSQKEEAFRYILTLQSLLENSPGDFPDDLREEIVNGLIHIFSSVRDEGKLSRKLIECVNTFLLKDGPNLGSLSLEIHNAVEQFVFRCWLTTHDKNLKEILVSYGRLQLNLTRDSSESSSLVEQLLDVVTRELDLGSSSSSASWGDTTKDEKLGALSSYQNSLVELAAHVFYRACVNTSRPSLSEKRARRQHIAMRMVDALTEGKWLWCAAFGCLVRNYCARINMDLLIYWFEAICTNFQRLLEDASMRRSYDGLLWTLRSLQGLSSGLSLPDITMDISKSSASSSELDRGWQSIWSSLIHGLATFSSMSVIVDAVLVLLGSIISSNHITVKILPQEVWDHQLFRHIPSEPALYFIACYFSRMGCQGNLQDDLHLRRNLLRAVCAPLSWKVRLTLDERMVQLLPAAAFSLCAGFKVSLPLPKEHLPTPSQWDVCEQIDDVDRERNFGLFECSVEALTRICSNSSKISGCQVPDVVQLPLVLRDPLLHDMDIYFLSIIPEVKEKGPLSDIFMGCALLCHFMHGSYITRKGKGSSSFFLKACQYLLEGLDHAVESVSKSLNDLQRRGSLGFGSDFNEKGSIIVSLRSFTQSPVFSNRRDQNLLGASYDFVIHSLENLLRSFAKVYEEYTEHAWNTHSDTVPSKSLAPDSPEVGRIVDMDLDLAEDTKERDIIAAGGKAVPGLPVSMGNWKLGMVSLISCFSPVLQFPTWDVLYNLLEKESDPKVLENILYHLCKLSCLTSIPKVDDLVIFLDGMLSTQVKMKRNCLNIVTALHVLLHTLSSSRRDSSGVEKNCGLSLKEAESFQVFVQLGAMVNKVSEFGLLGWFGRVKLINCICDLVLLNPQTGQTMIERLLLMLSDSDYRVRFVLARQIGILFQTWDGHEALFQDICSSFGIKLVTSSKEKLVTAKDVLAVGPQPRQKMETVIITLMHLAYHSENIELQAVFMMCAVSAKDPCQRELIIAALDNLSAQLHYPSRFKYLEELLGPILFHWIASGVSLAGLIETSQLFIPNAEPKYFIHFCSHWLLPALLLHEDHTNLDWVAKMAGQPVVVLVKENFVPIFSICMGLHCSKTSECDKGAMVLQNSILYVGETSENERDKLIKQNMVSIVSFILSCASSSPEPPVPTFSRDTISLAVQTVVDGFLENTDYPKNAAITDRINIFRPDRVFMFITEMHYRMSAACHHRHTRHHLAALEELTILLGHRALVPSSLNYIFNLVGQFIGYPSLQDQCCSIASCLLDLFKSNPAKEIVSVLGDQLQFLVSKLVTCCIDAEADTKISGAKSSQLVNLLHKLVVSSDSSLNEDIRDLEPLPDLKYFQVIRESHIRICEAYSPRNHLLKCSRRSNYLPPRFLSRSLQALHNKLIASEVSQEDTNGETAETFWQSDDEIVNAVWTLVRVSASDEADSMRLLVSDFLSRIGIRDPHTVVFHLPGNLVSMHGLQGFGHNTGSKVRSLTENGISDETLITLLNFLKKYLLDDSVKIIDVTSQTLRGILSTERGQQALSSFDSCERALIEVHGRGVNLDIVEKILLDSQKQFKAEKFSLETPEVWSTDNKNFDRWICQLVYCMIALCEDVPIRLCQNIALLKAEISELLFPSVVVSLAGRIGMDINLHDLITSQVKEHIFTDSNKLTKSKQVMLNTLNELRMCYVLERSIFSGQTKREKNSRSCSTAAKIRDVESGSNGMAASITTNWEKVYWLSIDYLVVAGSAVVCGAYLTASMYVEYWCEEKFGNLSLGDPDFSYHDKLPDHVEILVSAITRINEPDSLYGVIHSNKLSAQIITFEHEGNWTRALEYYDLQARSQKMVVPSSLSENLEVEQFQPTTSARHSVFGEGEVQRQPFKGLIRSLQQTGCMHVLDLYCRGLTSREGCFQYDPEFIELQYEAAWRAGKWDFSLLYPQTHCQPLQHAKNNNYHESLHCCLRALQEGDYDGFYGKLKDTKKELVLSISRASEESTEFIYSTVVKLQILHHLGLVWDLRWTTSSHQSVHGYLVKQMACVDPVIPTMDQLSWLNKDWNSIITQTQLHMTLLEPFIAFRRVLLQILGCEKCTMQHLLQSASLLRKGTRFSHAAASLHEFKFLCARSNGQQPVPDWLGKLEEAKLLHAQGRHEVSISLANYILHNYQLKEEASDIYRVIGKWLAETRSSNSRTILEKYLRPAVSLAEEQSSKICKRLVDRQSQTWFHLAHYADALFKSYEERLSSSEWQAALRLRKHKTKELEVLIKRFKSSKKAEQSDYSLKIQDLQKQLTMDKEEAEKLQVDRDNFLKLALEGYKRCLEIGDKYDVRVVFRQVSMWFSLASQKNVIDNMLSTIKEVQSYKFIPLVYQIASRLGSSKDESGSNSFQSALVSLIRKMAIDHPYHTILQLLALANGDRIKDNQRSRNSFVVDMDKKLAAEHLLQDVSHYHGPMIRQMKQLVDIYIKLAELETRREDTNRKVALPREIRSVKQLELVPVVTATIPVDRSCQYNEGSFPFFRGLSDSVTVMNGINAPKVVECFGSDGQKYKQLAKSGNDDLRQDAVMEQFFGLVNTFLHNNRDTWKRRLAVRTYKVIPFTPSAGVLEWVDGTIPLGDYLIGSSRSEGAHGRYGIGNWKYPKCREHMSSAKDKRKAFVDVCTNFRPVMHYFFLEKFLQPADWFVKRLAYTRSVAASSMVGYIVGLGDRHAMNILIDQATAEVVHIDLGVAFEQGLMLKTPERVPFRLTRDIIDGMGITGVEGVFRRCCEETLSVMRTNKEALLTIVEVFIHDPLYKWALSPLKALQRQKETEDYDGMNLEGLQEEFEGNKDATRALMRVKQKLDGYEGGEMRSIHGQAQQLIQDAIDTDRLSHMFPGWGAWM; this is translated from the exons ATGTGTAAATACGTTCTTGCTGAAGGATGGTCCTAATTTAGGCTCTTTGTCATTGGAAATTCATAATGCGGTTGAACAATTTGTGTTCCGTTGCTGGTTAACAACCCATGATAAAAACCTCaag GAGATACTTGTTTCTTATGGAAGGCTACAGTTAAATTTGACAAGGGAttctagtgaatctagttCTCTAGTGGAACAACTTTTGGACGTGGTTACTCGTGAATTGGATCTTGGTAGTTCATCAAGTTCTGCATCATG gGGTGATACAACAAAGGATGAAAAGTTAGGGGCACTGAGCAGCTATCAGAATAGCTTGGTTGAGCTGGCTGCACATGTGTTCTACCGG GCATGTGTCAATACATCTAGACCATCACTGTCAGAGAAACGAGCTCGTAGGCAACATATTGCGATGCGTATGGTGGATGCACTAACTGAAGGAAAATGGCTATG GTGTGCTGCTTTTGGTTGTTTAGTTCGGAATTATTGTGCTCGCATCAATATGGATCTCCTTATTTACTGGTTTGAAGCCATCTGCACAAACTTTCAGAG ACTTCTGGAGGATGCCAGTATGAGACGTTCTTATGATGGTCTACTATGGACTTTGAG GAGTTTGCAAGGGCTCTCCTCTGGTTTGTCACTTCCAGATATTACTATGGACATATCGAAGTCATCTGCTTCTTCAAGCGAG CTAGATCGTGGTTGGCAATCGATTTGGAGTTCTTTAATCCACGGGCTAGCAACATTCAGCAGCATGAGTGTAATT GTTGATGCTGTCTTGGTACTCCTTGGATCAATTATTTCAAGT AACCACATTACCGTTAAAATTCTGCCTCAAGAAGTTTGGGATCATCAATTATTCAGACACATACCCTCTGA GCCGGCCTTGTACTTCATTGCATGTTACTTTTCACGTATGGGTTGCCAG GGAAACCTGCAAGATGATTTACATCTTCGACGAAATCTTCTTAGAGCAGTTTGTGCCCCTCTAAGTTGGAAg GTTCGTTTGACTCTAGATGAGAGAATGGTCCAGCTTCTACCAGCAGCTGCTTTTTCCCTATGTGCTGGTTTCAAGGTTTCACTTCCATTGCCTAAGGAACATCTTCCAACACCATCTCAATGGGATGTCTGTGAACAG ATAGATGATGTTGATCGAGAAAGAAATTTTGGACTCTTTGAATGCTCTGTGGAGGCTCTAACAAGAATTTGCTCAAATTCTAGCAAG ATCTCTGGCTGCCAAGTTCCTGACGTAGTACAACTACCTCTGGTGTTAAGAGATCCATTGCTTCATGACATGGATATCTATTTTCTTAGCATTATACCGGAGGTCAAGGAGAAAGGACCATTGTCTGACATCTTTATGGGATGTGCTCTGTTGTGTCATTTTATGCATGGTTCTTACATCACAAG GAAGGGTAAAGGAAGCAGTTCGTTCTTCTTAAAGGCATGCCAGTATTTGTTAGAAGGCCTGGATCATGCTGTTGAATCAGTTTCAAAGAGCCTCAATGATCTTCAAAGGCGTGGTTCCTTAGGGTTTGGCTCAGATTTTAATGAGAAAGGTTCTATAATAGTTTCATTGAGGTCCTTTACTCAATCTCCTGTCTTCAGCAACAGAAGAGACCAAAATCTCCTTGGCGCTAGTTATGATTTTGTAATTCATTCCTTAGAGAACCTTTTGCGGTCTTTTGCTAAAGTCTATGAAGAATATACTGAGCACGCATGGAATACACATTCAGACACTGTACCTTCTAAATCCTTAGCACCTGATTCCCCAGAAGTTGGCAGGATTGTGGATATGGATTTAGATTTAGCTGAAGACACTAAAGAGAGGGATATTATAGCTGCTGGGGGAAAAGCTGTACCTGGCCTGCCCGTTTCTATGGGTAACTGGAAGTTGGGCATGGTATCGCTTATCTCATGTTTTTCTCCGGTACTTCAGTTTCCTACATGGGATGTTCTATATAATCTATTGGAGAAGGAATCTGATCCTAAG GTACTGGAAAATATACTGTATCATCTATGCAAGCTTTCATGCTTGACTTCTATTCCGAAGGTTGATGATTTG GTTATTTTCTTGGATGGCATGCTTAGCACACAAGTAAAGATGAAGCGTAACTGTCTCAATATAGTCACTGCTCTGCATGTTTTACTTCATACTTTATCATCCTCGAGGAGGGATTCCTCTGGAGTCGAAAAAAATTGTGGTTTGTCTTTGAAAGAAGCAGAAAGTTTTCAG GTCTTTGTCCAACTTGGCGCAATGGTGAATAAAGTTTCTGAATTTGGTCTCTTGGGATGGTTTGGGCGTGTCAAGCTGATCAACTGTATATGTGATCTTGTCTTACTTAATCCTCAGACTGGTCAG ACAATGATTGAGCGACTTCTGTTGATGCTAAGTGACTCTGATTATCGAGTGAGGTTTGTCTTGGCAAGACAAATTGGGATTTTATTCCAGACGTGGGATGGCCATGAGGCATTATTCCAAGATATTTG CTCCAGCTTTGGTATTAAATTGGTAACCTCCTCAAAGGAGAAACTAGTTACCGCAAAAGATGTTTTGGCTGTTGGTCCTCAGCCTCGCCAAAAAATGGAGACTGTCATCATTACTCTTATGCACCTCGCTTATCACAGTGAGAACATAGAGTTGCAg GCTGTATTTATGATGTGCGCTGTTTCAGCTAAAGATCCCTGTCAGAG GGAATTAATCATTGCCGCACTTGACAATTTATCAGCACAACTCCATTACCCATCTAGGTTCAAG TACCTGGAAGAACTCTTGGGCCCAATCCTTTTTCACTGGATTGCATCTGGTGTCAGTTTAGCTGGCCTTATTGAG ACAAGTCAGCTTTTCATTCCAAACGCTGAACCGAAATATTTCATCCACTTTTGTTCCCACTGGCTGCTTCCAGCTCTTCTATTGCATGAAGATCATACTAACCTCGACTGGGTAGCTAAG ATGGCTGGCCAACCAGTGGTTGTTTTGgtcaaagaaaattttgtgCCAATATTTTCGATATGTATGGGATTGCACTGTAGTAAAACGTCAGAATGTGATAAAGGTGCAATGGTGCTTCAGAATTCAATATTGTATGTAGGTGAGACCAGCGAGAATGAGAGGGACAAGCTGATTAAACAGAATATG gtgtctattgttagttttattttatcatgCGCTTCGTCTTCACCGGAACCTCCAGTTCCTACTTTTTCTCGTGACACTATTTCACTTGCAGTTCAAACAGTTGTGGATGGTTTTCTGGAAAA CACTGATTATCCTAAGAATGCGGCCATCACTGACAGGATAAACATTTTTCGCCCGGATAGAGTGTTCATG TTCATTACAGAAATGCACTATAGAATGTCAGCTGCATGCCATCATCGGCATACGCGTCATCATTTGGCCGCTCTTGAAGAGCTTACAATTCTTCTTGGTCATAGAGCGTTAGTTCCAAGTTCCTTAAA CTACATATTCAATCTTGTTGGACAATTTATCGGCTATCCCTCACTACAAGACCAGTGTTGTAGTATAGCGTCCTGTTTGCTGGATTTGTTCAAAAGCAATCCTGCCAAAGAAATTGTTAGTGTACTAGGTGACCAACTCCAA tttttggtttcaaagCTGGTTACATGCTGCATTGATGCTGAAGCAGATACCAAAATTTCTGGTGCGAAGTCATCTCAACTGGTTAATTTGCTACACAAGCTAGTTGTTAGTTCAGACTCTTCTCTTAATGAAGATATCAGA GACTTGGAACCACTCCCggatttaaaatatttccaaGTCATTCGTGAATCACACATTAGGATCTGCGAAGCATATTCTCCGAGGAATCATCTGTTGAAG TGTTCTAGAAGATCTAATTATCTTCCACCGAGATTCCTTTCCAGGAG TCTCCAAGCACTGCATAACAAGCTCATAGCTTCTGAAGTTTCTCAAGAAGATACAAATGGAGAAACTGCAGAAACATTTTGGCAGTCTGACGATGAAATTGTAAATGCTGTTTGGACTCTTGTCCGAGTGTCTGCCTCTGATGAAGCCGATAGTATGAGACTTTTGGTGTCTGATTTTCTTTCCAGG ATTGGTATTAGGGACCCCCACACTGTTGTTTTCCATCTTCCTGGGAACTTAGTCTCCATGCATGGTCTTCAAGGTTTTGGCCATAATACTGGATCAAAAGTCAGATCTTTGACTGAGAACGGCATATCCGATGAAACCCTTATCACACTGCTAAATTTTCTGAAGAAGTATCTTTTGGATGACTCCGTAAAGATTATTGATGTAACATCACAAACCCTTCGG GGAATTCTTTCAACCGAAAGGGGCCAGCAAGCATTATCATCTTTTGATTCATGTGAGAGAGCTTTGATTGAG gTGCATGGTAGGGGCGTGAACCTTGACATTGTGGAAAAGATCTTATTGGATAGCCAAAAGCAGTTCAAAG CCGAGAAATTTTCACTGGAGACGCCCGAAGTGTGGTCCACAGataataaaaactttgatAGATGGATTTGTCAGCTTGTGTACTGTATGATCGCTTTATGTGAGGATGTCCCAATAAG GTTATGCCAGAACATAGCATTGCTGAAAGCTGAAATCTCTGAGCTTCTATTCCCTAGTGTTGTTGTTAGTCTTGCGGGACGGATAGGGATGGATATCAATTTACATGACTTAATTACGTCACAG GTGAAAGAGCATATCTTCACTGATTCAAACAAGCTAACAAAATCGAAGCAAGTTATGTTAAATACTCTGAATGAACTGCGGATGTGTTATGTCCTCGAAAGATCGATTTTTTCTGGgcaaacaaagagagaaaag AATTCAAGATCTTGTTCCACAGCTGCTAAGATTAGAGATGTGGAAAGTGGATCAAATGGAATGGCAGCGTCCATAACTACTAATTGGGAGAAG GTTTATTGGCTTTCCATTGATTATCTTGTTGTTGCCGGATCAGCAGTA GTTTGTGGTGCATATTTGACTGCTTCCATGTATGTGGAGTATTGGTGTGAGGAGAAATTTGGCAATCTAAGCCTTGGAGATCCTGATTTTTCTTATCATGATAAG TTACCGGATCATGTTGAGATACTTGTGTCTGCAATAACAAGAATAAACGAGCCTGACAGCTTATATGGGGTTATACATTCAAATAAG TTGTCTGCTCAAATAATCACATTCGAGCATGAGGGAAACTGGACTAGGGCACTCGAGTATTATGACTTGCAAGCACGTTCACAGAAAATGGTGGTGCCAAGTAGCCTTTCTGAAAATCTAGAGGTGGAACAATTTCAGCCAACAACTAGTGCACGGCATTCGGTTTTTGGTGAAGGGGAGGTCCAGAGACAACCGTTCAAAGGACTCATTAGGTCGTTGCAGCAGACAGGCTGTATGCATGTCCTGGATTTGTATTGCCGAGGCTTAACTTCCCGAGAAGGATGCTTTCAGTATGATCCCGAGTTCATCGAATTGCAG TATGAGGCTGCATGGCGAGCAGGAAAATGGGATTTTTCATTACTTTATCCGCAAACACATTGCCAACCTCTGCAACATGCAAAGAACAATAATTATCATGAAAGTTTGCACTG TTGTTTGAGAGCATTGCAAGAAGGGGATTACGATGGGTTTTATGGAAAACTGAAGGATACTAAGAAG GAGCTTGTGTTGTCCATTTCCCGTGCAAGCGAAGAAAGCACTGAATTTATATACTCAACAGTAGTGAAACTTCAG attcttcatcatcttggACTAGTTTGGGATCTTCGCTGGACGACATCTTCGCATCAAAGTGTGCATGGCTATCTAGTCAAACAAATGGCATGCGTAGACCCCGTCATTCCAACAATGGATCAG TTGTCTTGGCTGAATAAGGATTGGAACTCTATTATTACGCAAACTCAGTTGCACATGACTTTGTTGGAGCCATTTATCGCATTTAGGCGagttcttctccaaatctTGGGATGTGAGAAATGTACCATGCAACATCTTTTGCAGTCTGCTTCATTACTTCGCAAG GGAACAAGGTTTTCTCATGCAGCTGCGTCTCTGCATGAGTTCAAGTTTCTTTGTGCAAGAAGTAATGGACAACAACCCGTTCCAGACTGGCTTGGAAag CTTGAAGAGGCGAAGCTATTACATGCCCAAGGGCGGCATGAAGTTTCCATTAGTCTTGCAAACTACATTTTACATAATTATCAATTAAAGGAAGAGGCTTCAGATATATATCGTGTCATTGGAAAGTGGCTAGCAGAAACCAGATCTAGCAA TTCTAGAACTATTTTAGAGAAGTATCTCAGGCCTGCAGTTTCGCTTGCTGAAGAACAGAGTTCCAAGATCTGCAAAAGATTAGTAGATAGACAGAGCCAAACTTGGTTTCATCTGGCTCATTATGCAGATGCTCTATTTAAGAGTTATGAGGAAAGACTCTCCTCCAGTGAATGGCAAGCTGCACTGCGGCTACGAAAACACAAG ACGAAAGAGTTGGAGGTGCTTATTAAACGGTTTAAGAGTTCAAAGAAG GCGGAGCAATCTGACTATTCACTGAAGATCCAAGATCTGCAGAAGCAACTAACAAtggataaagaagaagcagaaaaactgcag GTTGACAGGGATAACTTTCTGAAACTTGCATTGGAGGGTTATAAACGTTGTCTGGAAATTGGTGACAAGTATGATGTTCGAGTG GTATTTCGGCAAGTATCCATGTGGTTCAGTCTTGCCTCCCAGAAAAATGTTATTGATAACATGTTGAGCACCATTAAAGAG GTCCAGTCCTACAAATTTATACCCCTTGTTTATCAAATTGCTTCAAGGTTGGGCAGTTCCAAAGATGAATCAGGATCTAACAGCTTTCAG TCTGCATTGGTTTCGCTTATCAGAAAAATGGCCATTGATCATCCATACCATACAATCTTGCAG CTTCTGGCTTTGGCAAACGGTGACCGTATCAAGGATAACCAACGCAGTAGAAATTCTTTTGTGGTTGATATGGATAAAAAGCTTGCAGCAGAGCATCTCCTGCAGGATGTATCACATTATCATGGGCCTATGATTAGACAA atgAAACAACTGGTAGATATCTACATCAAGCTTGCAGAGCTTGAAACAAGGAGAGAG GATACCAATAGAAAGGTAGCACTACCAAGAGAGATTCGTAGTGTGAAACAACTGGAACTT GTACCTGTGGTGACTGCAACAATTCCTGTTGATCGTAGCTGCCAATACAATGAAGGGTCATTCCCGTTTTTCAGAGGTTTATCAGATTCTGTTAC AGTGATGAATGGTATAAATGCTCCAAAAGTAGTTGAATGTTTTGGTTCTGATGGCCAAAAATATAAGCAACTTGCGAAATCTGGCAATGATGACCTCAGACAAGATGCT GTTATGGAACAATTTTTTGGCCTCGTCAATACCTTTCTACACAATAACCGGGACACTTGGAAGAGAAGATTAGCTGTGCGCACATACAAG GTTATTCCTTTTACTCCAAGCGCTGGTGTTCTTGAGTGGGTCGATGGCACAATTCCACTTGGAGATTATCTTATAGGAAG CTCAAGGAGTGAGGGTGCTCACGGTCGTTATGGCATTGGAAACTGGAAATACCCCAAATGCCGAGAACATATGTCGAGT GCGAAGGACAAGCGCAAAGCCTTCGTGGATGTCTGCACAAACTTCAG GCCTGTCATGCATTACTTTTTCCTGGAAAAGTTTCTGCAGCCTGCTGACTGGTTTGTCAAGAGGCTTGCTTATACACGTAGTGTTGCAGCTAGTTCAATG GTTGGGTACATCGTTGGTCTTGGTGACCGACATGCCATGAATATTTTAATCGATCAAGCTACAGCAGAAGTTGTCCACATAGATCTTGGAGTTGCTTTTGAGCAAGGATTAATGCTCAAGACTCCTGAAAGG GTTCCGTTCAGACTGACAAGAGACATCATTGATGGAATGGGTATCACAGGAGTGGAAGGCGTTTTCAGGAGATGTTGCGAAGAAACCCTGTCTGTGATGCGAACAAATAAAGAGGCACTGCTTACAATTGTCGAA GTTTTTATACATGATCCTCTGTACAAATGGGCCTTGTCCCCCTTAAAGGCTTTGCAAAGACAGAAG GAAACTGAAGATTATGATGGCATGAACTTGGAAGGGTTACAAGAGGAGTTCGAGGGAAACAAGGATGCAACACGTGCCTTGATGCGTGTCAAGCAAAAACTTGATGGCTACGAGGGTGGTGAGATGAGAAGCATACATGGCCAG GCACAGCAACTAATACAAGACGCAATTGACACAGATCGTTTGTCCCATATGTTCCCTGGCTGGGGAGCTTGGATGTAA